The following are from one region of the Magallana gigas chromosome 4, xbMagGiga1.1, whole genome shotgun sequence genome:
- the LOC117685517 gene encoding uncharacterized protein isoform X4 codes for MDSQETIPETESVAGGSQDLFLNPPASVRNDRTDEIIRKLDKLTGDVALLRREVAELRGKSPASAKAFNINTASCKRRFNLYLRSRFSCRPWLEVKSDDFKNEVHTCLAMDDMRTNPAAFQGMVSHSLHKFTELRNQFRRKILADKQSIPCKGLGELCYDIFHSYSKADECTLSQERMHATILLRHFLHKKRYFNDGTSASFWAEFRSFWEEIEKDGRPQKWERLEEIDKRRTERARENSGNTEE; via the exons atg GATTCCCAAGAGACTATTCCTGAGACGGAGTCAGTTGCAGGTGGTTCCCAGGATCTTTTCCTTAATCCTCCGGCCAGTGTCAGGAATGACAGAACAGATGAAATAA TTAGAAAATTGGACAAGCTCACAGGTGACGTTGCCCTTTTGCGAAGAGAAGTGGCAGAGCTGAGGGGCAAGTCACCTGCGTCTGCCAAAGCATTCAACATTAACACGGCTTCATGCaag AGGAGGTTCAACCTATATTTAAGAAGTAGGTTCTCATGTCGCCCATGGCTGGAAGTCAAAAGTGATGACTTTAAG aatGAAGTTCACACTTGCCTGGCCATGGACGACATGAGAACCAATCCTGCAGCATTCCAGGGAATGGTCTCCCATTCATTACACAAATTCACGGAGCTCAGGAATCAATTTAGGAGAAAG ATTCTGGCAGacaaacaaagtattccttgtAAAGGCCTTGGAGAGCTGTGCTATGACATCTTTCACAGCTACTCCAAGGCCGATGAATGCACCCTGTCCCAGGAAAGGATGCATGCAACAATTCTGTTG AGACACTTTCTTCACAAGAAGAGGTACTTTAACGATGGGACTTCGGCATCTTTCTGGGCGGAATTTAGGTCTTTTTGGGAAGAA ATTGAAAAGGATGGAAGGCCTCAGAAATGGGAAAGATTAGAAGAAATTGATAAGAGGAGAACTGAAAGGGCAAGAG aaaacTCTGGAAACACTGAAGAGTGA
- the LOC117685517 gene encoding uncharacterized protein isoform X1 translates to MYSCHTFLQGPGKCLVFRFISIILYYPKKDSQETIPETESVAGGSQDLFLNPPASVRNDRTDEIIRKLDKLTGDVALLRREVAELRGKSPASAKAFNINTASCKRRFNLYLRSRFSCRPWLEVKSDDFKNEVHTCLAMDDMRTNPAAFQGMVSHSLHKFTELRNQFRRKILADKQSIPCKGLGELCYDIFHSYSKADECTLSQERMHATILLRHFLHKKRYFNDGTSASFWAEFRSFWEEIEKDGRPQKWERLEEIDKRRTERARENSGNTEE, encoded by the exons ATGTATTCGTGTCATACCTTTTTACAAGGACCAGgcaaatgtttagtttttcgttttatatcaattattttgtatTATCCTAAAAAGGATTCCCAAGAGACTATTCCTGAGACGGAGTCAGTTGCAGGTGGTTCCCAGGATCTTTTCCTTAATCCTCCGGCCAGTGTCAGGAATGACAGAACAGATGAAATAA TTAGAAAATTGGACAAGCTCACAGGTGACGTTGCCCTTTTGCGAAGAGAAGTGGCAGAGCTGAGGGGCAAGTCACCTGCGTCTGCCAAAGCATTCAACATTAACACGGCTTCATGCaag AGGAGGTTCAACCTATATTTAAGAAGTAGGTTCTCATGTCGCCCATGGCTGGAAGTCAAAAGTGATGACTTTAAG aatGAAGTTCACACTTGCCTGGCCATGGACGACATGAGAACCAATCCTGCAGCATTCCAGGGAATGGTCTCCCATTCATTACACAAATTCACGGAGCTCAGGAATCAATTTAGGAGAAAG ATTCTGGCAGacaaacaaagtattccttgtAAAGGCCTTGGAGAGCTGTGCTATGACATCTTTCACAGCTACTCCAAGGCCGATGAATGCACCCTGTCCCAGGAAAGGATGCATGCAACAATTCTGTTG AGACACTTTCTTCACAAGAAGAGGTACTTTAACGATGGGACTTCGGCATCTTTCTGGGCGGAATTTAGGTCTTTTTGGGAAGAA ATTGAAAAGGATGGAAGGCCTCAGAAATGGGAAAGATTAGAAGAAATTGATAAGAGGAGAACTGAAAGGGCAAGAG aaaacTCTGGAAACACTGAAGAGTGA
- the LOC117685517 gene encoding uncharacterized protein isoform X3 yields MIDAFADSQETIPETESVAGGSQDLFLNPPASVRNDRTDEIIRKLDKLTGDVALLRREVAELRGKSPASAKAFNINTASCKRRFNLYLRSRFSCRPWLEVKSDDFKNEVHTCLAMDDMRTNPAAFQGMVSHSLHKFTELRNQFRRKILADKQSIPCKGLGELCYDIFHSYSKADECTLSQERMHATILLRHFLHKKRYFNDGTSASFWAEFRSFWEEIEKDGRPQKWERLEEIDKRRTERARENSGNTEE; encoded by the exons ATGATAGACGCATTTGCG GATTCCCAAGAGACTATTCCTGAGACGGAGTCAGTTGCAGGTGGTTCCCAGGATCTTTTCCTTAATCCTCCGGCCAGTGTCAGGAATGACAGAACAGATGAAATAA TTAGAAAATTGGACAAGCTCACAGGTGACGTTGCCCTTTTGCGAAGAGAAGTGGCAGAGCTGAGGGGCAAGTCACCTGCGTCTGCCAAAGCATTCAACATTAACACGGCTTCATGCaag AGGAGGTTCAACCTATATTTAAGAAGTAGGTTCTCATGTCGCCCATGGCTGGAAGTCAAAAGTGATGACTTTAAG aatGAAGTTCACACTTGCCTGGCCATGGACGACATGAGAACCAATCCTGCAGCATTCCAGGGAATGGTCTCCCATTCATTACACAAATTCACGGAGCTCAGGAATCAATTTAGGAGAAAG ATTCTGGCAGacaaacaaagtattccttgtAAAGGCCTTGGAGAGCTGTGCTATGACATCTTTCACAGCTACTCCAAGGCCGATGAATGCACCCTGTCCCAGGAAAGGATGCATGCAACAATTCTGTTG AGACACTTTCTTCACAAGAAGAGGTACTTTAACGATGGGACTTCGGCATCTTTCTGGGCGGAATTTAGGTCTTTTTGGGAAGAA ATTGAAAAGGATGGAAGGCCTCAGAAATGGGAAAGATTAGAAGAAATTGATAAGAGGAGAACTGAAAGGGCAAGAG aaaacTCTGGAAACACTGAAGAGTGA
- the LOC117685517 gene encoding uncharacterized protein isoform X2, whose translation MYSCHTFLQGPGKCLVFRFISIILYYPKKDSQETIPETESVAGGSQDLFLNPPASVRNDRTDEIIRKLDKLTGDVALLRREVAELRGKSPASAKAFNINTASCKRRFNLYLRSRFSCRPWLEVKSDDFKNEVHTCLAMDDMRTNPAAFQGMVSHSLHKFTELRNQFRRKILADKQSIPCKGLGELCYDIFHSYSKADECTLSQERMHATILLRHFLHKKRYFNDGTSASFWAEFRSFWEEIEKDGRPQKWERLEEIDKRRTERARD comes from the exons ATGTATTCGTGTCATACCTTTTTACAAGGACCAGgcaaatgtttagtttttcgttttatatcaattattttgtatTATCCTAAAAAGGATTCCCAAGAGACTATTCCTGAGACGGAGTCAGTTGCAGGTGGTTCCCAGGATCTTTTCCTTAATCCTCCGGCCAGTGTCAGGAATGACAGAACAGATGAAATAA TTAGAAAATTGGACAAGCTCACAGGTGACGTTGCCCTTTTGCGAAGAGAAGTGGCAGAGCTGAGGGGCAAGTCACCTGCGTCTGCCAAAGCATTCAACATTAACACGGCTTCATGCaag AGGAGGTTCAACCTATATTTAAGAAGTAGGTTCTCATGTCGCCCATGGCTGGAAGTCAAAAGTGATGACTTTAAG aatGAAGTTCACACTTGCCTGGCCATGGACGACATGAGAACCAATCCTGCAGCATTCCAGGGAATGGTCTCCCATTCATTACACAAATTCACGGAGCTCAGGAATCAATTTAGGAGAAAG ATTCTGGCAGacaaacaaagtattccttgtAAAGGCCTTGGAGAGCTGTGCTATGACATCTTTCACAGCTACTCCAAGGCCGATGAATGCACCCTGTCCCAGGAAAGGATGCATGCAACAATTCTGTTG AGACACTTTCTTCACAAGAAGAGGTACTTTAACGATGGGACTTCGGCATCTTTCTGGGCGGAATTTAGGTCTTTTTGGGAAGAA ATTGAAAAGGATGGAAGGCCTCAGAAATGGGAAAGATTAGAAGAAATTGATAAGAGGAGAACTGAAAGGGCAAGAG